TGCACACTGCGCTCTCTGCCCTTCACTACCTCGTCCCCTGTTTATAGGTCAGGCTCCCAGACAGCTTTCAGCTGTAGTATCTTCCTGAATCCTCTCTTGCAGCAGACCTCCAAGGTCCTTTTCTTTACCCTTGGGGAAGAGGGGACTCCCACCACCTGTTTGCTGGTACAGATGTCCAGGCTGTACCCAGCCCTCTCAGGCCCAGTGCCTAGCACCCACTTTACAATCTGGGAATgaaattcatggcaaatacaacTTCCATGTACATATAAATAGTAGTCAACATAATGCCCTAAGAATAATACTTTGGAATAAAATAGAATGTTCAAGTATAGCCACAGGAATAGATACATTAGAGCCAGCAGGCCCTACAGCATATGTGGCGTTGCTGACAATCTGGCAGGTGCAAAACAGATGATGTGGAGGTGTTGTCTTATTGACTCACTTGGGATTTTGCCATCATTGATGGgatcttcttttattatttttctttggctggaccacacagcttgcaggatctcagttccctgacctggggttAAAACCTGACTCTGTcggtgaaagcctggaatcctaattACCTGGCCACAAGGGAACTCCCAGCAGTGGGATCTTCTGAAAtggaaaataactccagaagtactgaaaaattcaatatatattaaatgctTGCCAAATTACTTTGTTTTATACATAAAACAGGTTCTAGGCTCTGATTACTATAAACATTTTTCAGTTACCTGTCCAAGGTGACATTCAGAAGTTATGAGGAGAATCTGATGATTTTTTGTTGTGTGAAATTCTGTACACACCTGAGGACCTGTGGCCTCTGCGTGCAGCCCTCAGTCCCTGCCACAGCCAGAGACACCCCATGGTTTTCCCTCATGTTCTTTAAGACCCCACATGACTCTctttccctgccctcccccagcgGGAGTACTCTGCCTAGGGTTTGTTTAATTGACCATCTTGTGGACTAGCTTAAAAAAATTCTTGAGACTTCCAGGCAGtgcagtggttgggactccatgtTTCCACCGCAGGcggcatgggtctgatccctgctgGGGATAGTTTGGCGTGCCATGCTGTgtgtgcaaaaaaagaaaaagaaaaaatctcatAGTGTATATGTTGACTTTTAATGTTATAAAATAGTACTAATAGAAGACTTATTTATTGACTTGTAGTATGTAGGAGCTATGAATTTTTTAATGGTGAAAATAGTGATGGGAAAACATTTTTGTGGAATGAGCTCAGTGGGTCTGGTTAAGCATACCTGGAGCAGTAGAGTGTCCTGGTGATAAGGGCAGGGGCAGGTGGTGGGGCGTATGATGGGGGCTGCTCTGCTAGCCCCCCAGTCACTGTGTGCCCCCTCTTTTCCAGTGTTTGTGGGCTATCTGTGCATCGTGctgctcatgctgctgctgctcatctTCTGGATCGCACCAGCCCACGGGCCCACCAACATCATGGTCTACATCAGCATCTGCTCCTTGCTGGGGAGTTTCACCGTGCCTTCCACCAAGGGCATTGGGCTGGCTGCCCAAGACATCTTCCACAACAACCCATCTAGTCAGCGGGCCCTCTGCCTGTGCCTGGTGCTCCTGGCCGTGCTTGGCTGCAGTATCATCATCCAGTTCAGGTACATCAACAAGGCCCTCGAGTGCTTCGACTCCTCTGTGTTTGGGGCCATCTACTACGTGGTGTTCACCACACTGGTCTTGCTGGCCTCAGCCATCCTCTTCCGGGAGTGGAGCAACGTGGGTCTGGTGGACTTCTTGGGCATGGCCTGTGGGTTCACCACCGTCTCCGTTGGAATTGTCCTTATACAGGTGTTCAAAGAGTTCAACTTCAACCTGGGGGAGATGAATAAATCTAATGTGAAAACGGACTAGGATGTCACAAGGAATTGTATGGcttgaggaacagaaagaagataTGGTTTCTGGTCCTAATTTGATGTGACGTAGAAGAGTAAATTTACACAAGTAAATTGCTTGTGTTGGAGTTGCTTATCTATGATGAATAGGCTGGTGGAGAATGAGGATGCATTGCTTAGCACAGGACTGTGGACTCAGCCGTCTGTTCTCTGAAGTTGCTCAAAGGTTGCCTGAGTGTCATCTCTCTCTGATGAGAGGAATCTTATGTTCATTGCCATTAACCTGGAAGCTTTGATGAATACTCTTTGCTTTTAAAACACTATCATTATTTAAATAGAACGGGCCTATTCTGGTTAGTGTTTGCAGGGGAACAGATAGTCTTATTTAGAAGCTTACTTTGGAAATGGGAGAAGGTGTTGTCTTGAAGTCTGACTCTACAGTAAATGTGTCTTTAGTCTTGTTATTTTGCATTAAGCATGTCTAACATTCAGGTGTTCCATCCAAATCAGAGGTATAtacatttaattgtttttaatccTCTCATGTGTTGACTCTCCTGCCCCTGACTCCTAGACATTTTaactggaaacagagagagaagagtgaaTGGGTACCATATACTGTTCCATTTGCAGGATGATTTTCAGTAGCTCAGATCAATTTCAGTGCCTTTATCACTTGAACTATTCACTTAATTTGACTATTACTGTGTGTATGTTCTCTTAGATTAGAATAATGCAGCTTCCATGATTATACTTTAGTATTTCACTATTCAAACTATAAATGTTCGAAGCAGTTATAAATTATAGTATATTATTTATTGGAAGAGAATCAAGATGAAGGACACATTAGAGGAAGTTGACCCTTTCAGCATATGTTAGAATCCAATGAAAGACAATTGACTAAGTAGCATGAggtattttatttgtattcagtCTAACATAACTGGGATCCAGTATTAAATTTACCCATGTTCTCATTCAGCAAGCATGGTGTCCACTAAGAAGAAATTATTTAGGCTGTTAAAGGAGATAGTAACTTTTCAGTGGCACATAGGAGTTCAGGAACAAGTTAAAGGACACAATTAagcctaagtttttttttttttttgctacaaatTGGAACACACATAGTTTTAGAAAGAATTTctagcaaaaatgaaaacagtttaaCCATCTCCCTGTTGTTTGAGATGACAAAGCACTCTGTAGTCCCTGACCCAATCTCTCATTAAACTTCTGAAATGCAAAATAGCCATtaattagccctgggatttctttggagggaatgatgctgaagctgaaactccagtactttggccacctcatgcgaagagttgactcactggaaaagaccctgatgctgggagggattgggggcaggaggagaaggggacgacagagggtgagatggctggatggcatcactgactcgatggacttgagtctgagtgaactctgggagttggtgatggacagggaggcctggcgtgctgcgatttatggggttgcaaagagtcagacacgactgagcgactgaactgaaccgaactgaactgatcccagcATTTGGATCAAAAGAGGTCATTTGCCCGTCTGTAGTAACCTTCCATGTGTATGAAATAGTAACAAAGCACAGAGTGATGCAAATATTCATCAAGATATCGATATACTTCATCTGCAGTACTGTTCCCCCCATCTCACCCTGCGAGACATGTGGGatttccctaccagggattgaaatggtccccatgcagtggaagtgcagtcttaaccactggaccaccaggagagtcctCAGGGCAGTGTTTTGTCTAAATGGCTTAGGGAACTAAGCCAAGTTGAAAGATGGGATTGAGTAAAGTGATGGGATTGACTTGGTGAAGTAGAACATGGAATTTAATAATACTCAGTTAAAATTACTAAGGAAtgtcaatagaaaaaaatgtattttttttttagataaaaaaTTTCTAAAGACCTAAGGGATAGTTCCCAAAAGTGTTGAATAAAGAGGCTAAATAAAACAAGGATAGAACAAAAAACACCCGTATGAATTAAAAGTACATTGGATGATCATGAGTTGTCAGTGAGCTGTGAACTAACAGCagcaagattattttaaaatttttctaaatcttATAGTAACTGATAGTTAATAAGTGCTCAGAAATCCATTAGTCTTTTTATCAACTCTTGaaggtttattttttatcatCAGTATTTTTAGGAATATAGGCCTTAATTTATTGAACtgaattttctaaaaatgtagGTGTATAAGTATACTTTTGAGCATAAAAATAGTTTCCTAGGTAAGGAGTTGAGATATTCAAAAAATACATGTGGCTATACAAGTATCATAAGAAAGTTCATGGAAATTACCATTTTCTTTTGGTTGCAGTTTACATGTGAAGCTTAGTTTATTTAATTCAGTCTGTTGATGTTCCTGATTGCAGTTAAATCTGTGGTTATTCCATAGATACTTACAGGTGATATTTTCTGGATTATCttcctatgattttttttttttagtaaagtaAAAACTCAAAAGTATAAACAACTTGTCGTCTCTTAAAGGTGATAAGCTCCAGAATAGTTAGACTCTTCCAAATTTATATCTGTTTAGCAGATTACTTTGGTAGGAtgcacagcttttcttccagtggAATGCAATTCATATCATCCATTGTATTCCAAGTGTGACTGTAGCCTGGAAGTAACTGACATGACCAGCAGTCTAACAGCCTACTTTTCAAGTTTGACATAGAACATATAACTTCTGACTTAcagtatttattttacaaatcggtgtttttatgatttatttggaattaaaaaaaataaaagctttaaagaGAAAGGCCCAGAACGGGGATAGGTCTTACAGTGATCTTTCcaaaagtaaacattttcattattatgcTATTCTCTGGGTTTTATCTTTGATAAAACTAAGGAAAAAATTGTCCACATGTTTCCAAGCCTCCTGTAAAATCGTGTTTGTGATCAAAACTTGCACATTTACCTGATCACATTTGTGATCAAAACTTGCACATTTACCTAAATAGGCCATGTCTCTCCTCTCATACTTGGACAATGCCTTGCTTTCTCCTCTGAATCTTTGCATTTAAAAAGATTGCTTCCTGTTCTGCTCAGTGGTCAAGTGTAGGGCCTATTAAGGATTCTAACCCAAACCCAGCACTGAGATCACCCTGAGTATTTTGCTGTTCTATAGGACTGCTCCACCTCTGCAGAGAAGAATCCGGAGAGGAAGGGCAGTCTCCCTGCTGCCACTTGGGGAGCAAGAACTCCCCACAGGTGGGTCTTCAGGGGGTATCATCACTCAGATGTTATTATGGTCTTTTCACATTAGAAAGTTAGTGGAATACACTTCGCTGCTCTTGGTTCAGCAATAAGAAATATTCTTTCAAGTCCTACTTTTCAAGCCAATTTGTTAtctgcagttttatttccagaagTTGATTCTAGGTGTAGTCAATAGATTGGTCTTGGGGTTTTTCTTTGGGTTTCTCATCTGATAGAGGAAAGTACTACTGAAGTAGGCAGTCACCTCTCATCTTCCTTCTTCATTGAcctctcagctctttgtaaataCTGTGCTCACTTCTAGAGGCCAGTTCCTAGACATCTGTAAAGTGCTTGAGATGCACTGTCTGTGGGCGTGGATGAGTCCACGGAGACTGAGGTGTTTGTGGTCACAGGCTACTGTCGGGCTGCCTAATTCTTTTCAGGAGATGATACCTCTTTTTTCTGAGCTTCTCAACTAACCCAGAAGAGCAATCTGCAGAGCTCTGCCCATCTCTCTTCTTTGATGCCTACTTGATCCTGACTTAGAATTCCTGGGACTGAGTAGGAACCTGCAAAGAGAAGAAGCTTTAGTTTAGATCTCTTCATGACTGACCAGTCGGCTCCAGTGGTCTGATGAAGTTGTCCTTACTGTGTCTGACACCATGGAAATAGTTCACCCATCAAGCAGGAATTGATGGAATCTTGGTGTTCTACCTTCTCAGGGACCAAAAATGTAACATAACTCCTTAGCATTGACCTTCCTCTCAAAGACATGTCTGTGTTATTAATagtttttcatatgttttattaaTCATAGCTAGAGGTCTGTTAGTTTGAGTTGGGAAGAGAAAGACCAGCTTACACCAGTCACACCATAAAACAGTTTATCATATAAAATACCTCAACTTTCTGTATTCCTCACCTCCGCCTCAAAGTTGTACTGGTGATGAATTTTGAGGGTCTGTCCTTTAGCTTATAAGTGAGTTTTCACATCTGGCCAGATTCTTATACCTCCATCATATActtgaatagataaagaaatataGGAATGGGAACAAGAATTTGGCCCAATTTCACAActcatttattttcatacatATTTCTCACATGCTGTTAAATGCAAcaaaagaattatattttaaaaaagtgtaacTTTCTGTTACATCAAAAAATACTGTCTAGTGAAAAGTTGATACTCAGTATAACAATGATCATGCaaataaacatctatttcaaATGTACCCAATATGATAAAAAGCATAGTCTAGGCGCCAGAGCATGAGCCAGGAggatttatttgttcttttctctattttcctctGAATTGTGCAACTGTAGGtgagtcacttaacctttctgtgcctcagtttctctacctCTAAAGGGTGGGATAGATCTCCATATCTGTGTAAGAGTGCTTGCATGTTTGGCATATGCTGGTCACCTCAGACCAGAGCGCATGTACAGGACTCCTTGGGAGTGATGGACTGGGCATCCTGTCTGCTCAGGACCATGCAACTTCTAGCACTGAGTAAGCAAAGGAAGCACTGGGTGTCAAGCTTGCATGATTCAATGAagctttaattttcctttatttttttgttttaaaaagaagagttttATATATTCTGTTGTAAAATATGGAAACTAAACAAGGACTTTAAAGAGCTGCACTGAGAGATCACATTCTGATGGTGTGATGAGCTTCTTTGACATTCCACAAAGGTGTACGTTCTGCAAAAGAATCAATGACCTGTAAAGCAGATGAATTCTGTTGTGTTGACTTTGTAATGGGTGATGCTGAACTTCCTGCTTCCGAGCGGCTCAATCCTAACCGTGAACTACCTGACACCAGGTGCATGTCAGGAACTCCCAGACCACTAGTGCCAAGGGTCACACTGAAAAGCGCAGAATCTCTTTATTTGTCAGACCATAATAATTTGCCCCCAACCCCAACCTCATGTCAGTGTTTTTACACTTTGGAAAAATTTAAGAGTACTGTTTTTCAGTAGAATTCCTGAGTGTTTTTGCCTCTTTAAATAACTTTCTTGTAAAATGGAATATAATTGTGAAAGAGGAATAAAACtagataaaaaatgtaaaatgttggTTGGTtgcataaaatttttttcatgtaaatgtATCAGGAGAGCTTCcaattagcacacacacatatttgtcaATGACTAATACTTGCTTATATTCTGCTTTATAGAAGTAGTCATAGCATGTTGTAATTGCCTTATGTAAATAAAAGGCTATTTATTAAGTTTTCcaacaatatttattaatatgtatgtgttttaaaataaaataacttatttCTAGCTGAACACTCGTTGCTTTTTTGCCCTTTACATGAGAAGTTTGTGTGGTCTCAGGTTCCATATTCTCTTAATTTCTCAATCAGATGCTTCCCATTTTCCTTATAGAAACAAATAGCCCAGGTCTCCATCAGGATGTAGAAAATGTCCACTCATGCATATCTTAGGATGCAAATCTATGATGTGTGAAGGAATTCACCACCCAGCGACTATCTTCTGATACAATGAAATGATGTATTAAAGAAAACCATTTGTACTTTAATATGTTAATGTCTTTTACATGTTTTTGAGgtatataacatattttaaatacattgaaAATTAGAGAATCATAACACATTTTAATACTCTGTCATCAAAAATCTTGTCACTAATCTTTATTAGTGTCCTAAAGtaattttgttgaatgaaaaaaaatatttgagcaaAATACTTTTCCTTAGGCTCTATCCAAAAAGATTTAATTACTCACATTTTGATCATAATATATCTGTACAGAAAtcaggaaaaaacattttaagaaaccaCCAAATGGATAACCCTTTCTACATTAAGTTTTTGGGATAAAATGTGTAAGTGCCAGATTCTTCAAAAACTTGCCTGGGTTGGTTACTATTACAAAACTGTTAGTTGTAGCTGGTAGCCAGCTATTGAACCTGAGCTCTATATCTGATTCTGAGGAGTATAGAAAATCAGATGTGCTCCCCAGTTTCCACTTCCTCTGTTGATGAGTTATATCCCTGTCAGTTGACCTTTAGACATCACATGCCAGCATCTTTGATGTAATATTAATCACACCATATTTTTAACCTTGTATCATAGGTAGTTTCAAAAAGACTTTTTGTTTTGGAAAGCTGAGGCACAGtcaagaaatagagaaataaacaGATACCTGTATCTATATTAGCAGTTCAAAGAAAAAAGCTATTAATTCCAGCTGAAGAAATTTGTAATTGTAGGGTTTGGAATTGTGCCATGGCAAGCAGGATAGGAGAGATGCCAATCAAGTAACAAACACAACAGATCCATGTAGAATAATTGAGATAACGGGCTGGAAGCTGGAGGAAGTTCAAATTAAGTTGTCTGTTtataaaatggaatcattttgGGTGAGGATGTCTGGAGGGTCTCAGTGTTCTTCCCCTATTTTGGCATGTTTATTCACTGTTGCTTTTCTATTGCTGctctaacaaattaccacaaactttgTGGTTTACAACTAGACAAACTTACTGTCTTATAGTTGTGAAGGTCAGAAGTCCAACACAAGTTTAACTAGGCTCAAGTCAAGATGTTGGCAGGATTACAATATAGAGGCACTTGAGGAGACCTATTCTCTGCCTTTTGCAGTTTCCAGAGACCATGCACATTCTTTGGCTTgtttccctttctccatcttcaaagccaacaaTGTTACATTTCTCTTCTTCCACTGTCATATCTCATTCTTTGACTCTGATACCCCTGCCTCCCTCTTacaaggacccttgtgattatttTGGGCCCACCCGGACAATCCAGGACTATCTTAAGATGCTTACCTTAATCATACTCACAAGGTTCTGAGGATGAATCTTTGGGGGGCCATAATACTCCCCACCTGGTCCACTCAACATTTCATCAAGTGAAGCAACTGTTAAAAGCCAACAtctgatggcaacccactccagtattcttgcctgggaaatcccacggacacaggagcatggtgggctacagtccatggggttgcaaaagagtcgaacatgacttagctaccGAGCACACACACGGATGTGTACAAGTTTTGAAGGATTCTGTGGTTATTTATTAATAGTGTCACATACTCattgaaataattaaatattaaaaaaagccaACATCTGGCTTTTAATAAATATCCTAGTGTTCTACCCAAAAATTCACTTCAAGTTATTACTTTTTCAGAGAgctctcccctcttcctccaaCAAATGTATTAGAAAATGCCTACTACATGTGTCAGTTACCTATGGCCTTGAGTAAACTAATATTAATTGAAAAATGTATGTAATAATAAACTATTAAAATGCTAGAGAATGTCATTATTTACTTTTCAGCGTAAAGGGTAAAATTACTAATAGGGGGTTGAGCtaaatttaaaagattatctGAAATGGTACTCTCATGTTTCTGGCTGACATCTATGGTAACAAAACCAAAATGCAGGCGagtaattgaaggataatttataTATGAGAAGTAATTTTGGTCTActaattcttgatttttaaaaaaatattacttaataAATCTTGCCTATACTTCTATAACTGACAAAAGTAGattttcatagttttattgaggtatgattgacatgCAATAAAActtcacatatataaaatacacaacttggtatgttttaatatatatgatGTCATATGATGAAAGCATCACCACGAGCAAAACAGTGAACATACCTATCACTCTCAAAGTTTCCTTTTACCCCATTGTAATCTGTCTGCCTTCCTTGCCTCCTCTACTCCCAACCATTCATCTGCTTTCTATTGCTATATATTACCATCTAGTTCCTGGAATTTTATATGAATGTAATAATCTATATATACTCTCTCtttggtctggcttctttcacttatcaGAATTACTTTGACATGCCACCATATTATAGCATGTATCAAAAGTTCATTCCCTTTTACTGCTCAGTAGTATTCCATGACATGGACATACCatagttgtttatccattcatctattgacagACGTTTAGAtcgtttctatttttttattataaataaaagtgtTATTGAATGTTCATTTATATTCACATTACACACATTTACATTATATCTTTTAGTggtatatgctttcatttctcttgggtaaaattACCTAGAAGTTGAACAGCTGGATCATTGGAtcatgtgtttaattttttaagaaactgccaaagtgtTTTATAAGgaggttgtaccattttacaatcCTACTAGCAGTATATGAAAACACATtcaagttttaaaagtttaaaaatatctcaTGATCAGTGATTGAACACTTCTGGTATATAAGATGTGCATCATCAGGTGCTGAAGAAGTTATCTGGGCGTTTAAGGAGCTTGTATCACATTAGCAGGGAATATTACATatacttataaaaataatacactgTGCAAACATAAGTGTCAGGTGTGTGGTGAGTTCAGATATTGAATTTGAGATGAGTCTGTGAGCTACAGTGATGAGAGAGAGATGACTAGATGAGGCAGGATTCAGTTGGTATGATTACAATACTGGCAGAAAAGAGGCACGAGCAAATTTGTTAGGTCGACATAGTTTCGAAGCGTTTTTGCTCATACGAACTAGCCACTGCTTCCATTACAGCCACTTGCCTCCTAGAGGTCCCTGTTGGAATTTATGTTATTGCTACATACCTATTCATGTCAAAAAGAGTGGCTTAATAGAAGattcctttattctttctcatgTATCTCTGGGTCAACAGGACAGTTTTGTGAACCTCAACCAGCTTGGCTCTATGTCTATTCTCTGGGTCAGTTAGGTGGCTTTGCAAGGTGCTCTGCTCCACCTGGTCTCCTCCTCCAGCCCACTAGTCCAGGCTTCTTATCATGATTTAGGCTGGCAACCACCACATTTTCTTGGCTAAGGCAGAGTCGGGATGGAGTAGAAGTGCAAAGCCACTCTGCAAAATGTGTGGGCACATGGATGGGCACAGAATGAGAGCCATTTTTAACACTACTGCATCATTAGAGACCAGCTTGTCAACTATCTTTCAATAGTCAATGTAATTGCTTATTTGACCATGTCCTCTAGATACAACAGGTGAGaccaaaaaagtaaacaaaaaagttCCTCTGAGCCAATTCCAAAAAGGACAGTTCTCGGGTTGCCAAGTTTCGGGAAgattaaaagcttttaaattagAAGCTGCATAGTTACCAAAACCAGAGTAGTCAGGGACTGTGCAGTCTAGAT
This window of the Capricornis sumatraensis isolate serow.1 chromosome 3, serow.2, whole genome shotgun sequence genome carries:
- the NIPA1 gene encoding magnesium transporter NIPA1, with amino-acid sequence MGTAAAAAAAAGEGARSPSPAAVSLGLGVAVVSSLVNGSTFVLQKKGIVRAKRRGTSYLTDIVWWAGTIAMAVGQIGNFLAYTAVPTVLVTPLGALGVPFGSILASYLLKEKLNILGKLGCLLSCAGSVVLIIHSPKSESVTTQAELEEKLTNPVFVGYLCIVLLMLLLLIFWIAPAHGPTNIMVYISICSLLGSFTVPSTKGIGLAAQDIFHNNPSSQRALCLCLVLLAVLGCSIIIQFRYINKALECFDSSVFGAIYYVVFTTLVLLASAILFREWSNVGLVDFLGMACGFTTVSVGIVLIQVFKEFNFNLGEMNKSNVKTD